The genome window AAAATCATCGGGCAAATGTTTCAGGAAAAATTGAAAGAACGGGGCAATTCAAAAGAAGCTAAAGCTAAACTTAAAATTAAATTCGCCGAAAAGTTTCTACGCGCTGCTTTTGTTATTCTGAAACACAATGTACCTTTTAACATAAATATTTTTAATGTTCCGGTGGATGAGCCCGTTCTAAACTCCGTTATGGCTTAATTGACCTCGTCGGGGACACTTTGGGACTTTCACCGGAACCGACACTTAGGGTAAAGTATGCTGTGCATAGAGTTTTTTCTATAATGCAGGATACCTACAACGATTTGAGGTCTGTTCCTTTATGGTGAATGACCATTGGTAACTTGAAAATTATTCTCTATCCTGCGGGTTTTACCCGACAGGTGGCATATGCTCTTGACTTTTTATTGTATTATGTCCCCTACTACCTACTACCCTGTCCCCTACTACGGTAATTTCCTATGCTGCAAGAAACAACAATGGAATGTGTTTAAAAAATTGTTGACTTATAAAAATAAATATGATACAATAGTATTGTAAATTGAAGCTGCTTCAAATGGAGAAAAAAATGCAAATTGATAAACTGAAACAAACTCTAATAAAACTTTGCCAGGAAAACGATGTGGTTTTTCTGAGGAATTTATCATACAATAAGTCCTTATGTAATAGACAATGTAAAAAAAGAGATGGAAGTTATATA of Elusimicrobiota bacterium contains these proteins:
- a CDS encoding transposase; the encoded protein is MTSGEFAGKEKISKKGNSLLRFAICHATNVAISKNKIIGQMFQEKLKERGNSKEAKAKLKIKFAEKFLRAAFVILKHNVPFNINIFNVPVDEPVLNSVMA